From Brienomyrus brachyistius isolate T26 chromosome 18, BBRACH_0.4, whole genome shotgun sequence, one genomic window encodes:
- the l1cama gene encoding neural cell adhesion molecule L1.2 isoform X3, producing MPSAQCHQAGRRGQCVPILLGLPLLLLSLALEPGQAVIHIPAKFKQPPIITAQPESLTAFMPDDINLLCEATGNPRPSFRWVKDGEEFDPTSDPQLTTTSNSGSFSASGNDPINQYEGKYSCYAFNSLGTAVSNEAQIIIENAPMHVKEKKVRKKVEEGDSAVLNCNPPFSIVPPNIHWMDNNMRHIEQNARVTQGQDGNLYFANVKADDSRDDYICHAQYISAKTILPKEPISLIVATTNSVVRNRRPHLLLPTNSHSTHLALRGKTLELECIPEGLPTPAIQWVRKDGALSESRISRQNFNRLLLFTNISESDDGEYQCTASNSQGVAMHSYTITVEAAPYWIKQPESQIYAPGETVRLHCQAEGIPTPTITWSLNGVPISGVEPDPRRSVEGGTLILEDVQPTDTAIYQCAASNTHGTALLNVYIYVIELPPQFLIDDGLSYSVTEGQTAQLNCESFGSPKPRVTWESESSDMLLSDPRVSLLASGSLQITKISKEDQATYICSVLNTNLSITASLEVLNKTVIVSPPESLRVQHGDMAVLNCQAQVDSKLMPPVFQWRKNGQKIFDSPSDDKYTVDGSTLIVSHIQHEDEGMYTCNVITRLDMAHASGSIIIIDKPDPPLLLKMLDITDRGLTLSWKPGDDHNSPVLEFMVEYEEEQFGKGEWMEALRALGEMEQAYIPLRPFGTYRFRVTAINEVGKSKPAILTDIHRTPPAAPDMNPEDVRSESVDPDILVITWEEMDPQNFNGPGFKYRVMWRRSVGQGPQWHHNYTSMPPFIVPDVGTFTPFEIKVQAINDLGEAPDPDPEIGYSGEDVPLEAPLGVGVEVMNSTAVKVKWAPVNTQSVRGHLLGYKVHLRRQGSRSGREHRGKREMDTENVVTVKNGVSEEQKVLGGLQPFSHYTTSVSVFNSKGEGPHSEPINFHTPEGVPSPPTSLHLDSPSDTELTLHWTPPAHPNGILIGYLLQYQKISDKEDNTMYTETINNHSATHIMLHNLDPQSRYRFYLRGQTMAGKGEAIFKEGATMLDGGPPSNISISPGRTYANVSWVSGDRHRNVAFYIHYLNKNANSQWKKSEKLNSTQRFYQLQDLEPGCRYRLSFISNSTFWNTVIQTQGEGMVQFQEAFVTQGWFIGLISVIVVLLLVLIILCIIKRTKGGKYSVKDKEECQVDSEARPMKDEQFGEYRDIEEKRTLSQHSLCVESKLGSEGSLAGLAEVIQVDGHTDDSGIEAPSSVADPPAPVSHSADPPATHAAPSSVTGILD from the exons ATGCCCTCTGCACAGTGTCACCAAGCTGGCAGAAGGGGACAGTGCGTCCCCATCCTGCTAGGCTTGCCTCTCCTTCTCCTGTCACTTGCCTTGGAACCAGGCCAGGCTGTGATACATATCCCTGCTAAAT TCAAGCAACCTCCTATAATAACAGCGCAGCCCGAATCACTGACCGCTTTCATGCCTGACGACATCAACCTGCTCTGTGAGGCAACTGGGAATCCGCGGCCCAG TTTCCGTTGGGTGAAGGATGGGGAAGAGTTTGACCCCACCAGCGATCCCCAGTTGACAACAACATCGAATTCTGGATCATTTTCTGCTTCTGGGAATGACCCCATCAACCAGTATGAGGGCAAATACAGCTGCTATGCCTTTAACAGCCTCGGCACTGCCGTCTCTAACGAAGCACAGATAATAATAGAAA ATGCCCCAATGCATGTGAAGGAGAAGAAGGTGAGGAAGAAAGTTGAGGAGGGGGATAGTGCAGTTCTGAACTGTAATCCTCCCTTCAGCATAGTGCCCCCAAACATTCACTGGATGGACAACA ATATGCGCCACATAGAGCAAAATGCCCGTGTGACTCAGGGTCAAGATGGAAACCTCTACTTCGCCAATGTGAAAGCTGATGATAGCCGCGATGACTACATCTGCCACGCCCAGTATATCAGTGCCAAAACCATCCTACCCAAGGAGCCTATTTCCCTCATTGTCGCCACTA CAAATTCCGTAGTGCGAAACCGGAGACCTCACTTGCTGCTTCCCACGAATTCCCACAGCAcccacctggccctccgtggCAAGACGCTGGAGCTTGAATGCATTCCAGAAGGCCT CCCAACCCCTGCTATCCAATGGGTGAGGAAAGACGGAGCTCTGTCTGAGTCGCGCATCTCCAGGCAGAACTTCAATCGGCTGCTGCTCTTCACTAATATCTCAGAGAGTGATGATGGGGAGTATCAGTGCACAGCTTCCAACAGCCAAGGCGTAGCCATGCACAGCTACACCATCACCGTGGAAG CTGCCCCATATTGGATAAAACAGCCCGAGAGCCAAATTTATGCCCCAGGAGAAACTGTGAGGCTGCACTGCCAGGCAGAAGGGATCCCGACCCCCACCATCACATGGAGCCTCAATGGTGTCCCTATCTCAG GCGTGGAACCGGACCCCAGGCGCAGTGTGGAGGGGGgcaccctgatcttggaagATGTGCAGCCCACTGACACCGCCATATACCAGTGTGCTGCCTCCAACACTCACGGCACTGCACTCCTCAATGTCTATATCTACGTCATTG AGCTGCCCCCTCAGTTTCTCATAGATGACGGGCTGTCATACAGTGTGACGGAGGGACAGACAGCTCAGCTCAACTGTGAGTCTTTCGGCTCTCCCAAACCCAGAGTCACATG GGAGAGTGAGAGCTCTGATATGTTGCTGAGTGACCCCAGGGTATCCCTATTGGCCAGTGGTTCCCTACAGATTACGAAAATCTCCAAGGAGGACCAAGCTACCTACATCTGCTCTGTGCTCAATACAAACCTGTCTATAACTGCCAGTCTAGAGGTTTTGA ATAAAACAGTTATAGTGTCTCCACCGGAATCGCTCCGTGTTCAGCATGGAGATATGGCCGTCTTGAACTGCCAGGCTCAGGTGGACAGCAAGCTGATGCCGCCTGTCTTTCAGTGGAGGAAGAATGGGCAGAAGATTTTCGATTCTCCCTCCGATGACAA GTATACAGTGGATGGCTCCACTCTCATAGTGTCTCACATTCAACATGAGGATGAGGGAATGTACACCTGTAACGTTATAACTCGGCTGGACATGGCCCACGCCAGTGgctccatcatcatcatcg ACAAACCAGATCCTCCCTTGCTTCTGAAAATGTTGGATATAACCGATCGTGGCCTGACGCTCAGTTGGAAACCTGGAGATGACCACAACAGCCCCGTCCTTG AGTTTATGGTGGAATATGAGGAGGAGCAATTTGGAAAGGGAGAGTGGATGGAGGCTCTACGTGCCTTGGGGGAGATGGAGCAAGCCTACATTCCGCTGAGGCCCTTTGGCACCTACCGCTTCCGGGTCACGGCCATCAATGAAGTGGGAAAGAGCAAACCTGCCATTCTAACTGACATTCACAGAACTCCCCCTGCTG CACCAGACATGAACCCCGAGGATGTTAGGAGTGAGTCAGTTGACCCTGACATCTTGGTGATCACATGGGAG GAGATGGACCCACAGAACTTCAATGGCCCTGGCTTCAAGTACAGAGTGATGTGGAGACGGTCAGTTGGTCAGGGCCCACAGTGGCACCATAATTACACCAGTATGCCGCCCTTCATTGTCCCAGATGTCGGCACCTTCACCCCCTTTGAGATAAAAGTGCAGGCCATCAATGACCTTGGGGAGGCCCCAGACCCTGACCCTGAAATTGGGTACTCAGGGGAAGATG TTCCCTTGGAGGCGCCCCTCGGTGTTGGGGTCGAAGTGATGAATAGCACTGCAGTCAAGGTGAAGTGGGCACCTGTGAACACGCAGTCTGTAAGAGGACATCTGCTGGGCTACAAG GTCCATCTGAGGAGACAGGGCTCTAGGAGTGGGCGAGAGCATCGGGGGAAAAGAGAGATGGACACGGAGAATGTGGTGACAGTGAAAAACGGGGTCAGTGAGGAGCAGAAGGTGCTTGGGGGGCTGCAACCATTCTCCCACTACACCACTTCCGTGAGCGTCTTCAACAGCAAGGGGGAGGGGCCACATTCAGAGCCCATTAACTTCCACACCCCGGAAGGAG TACCTAGTCCGCCCACATCCCTGCACCTGGACAGCCCCTCGGACACAGAGCTGACCCTCCATTGGACACCACCAGCCCATCCTAATGGAATCTTGATTGGATACCTCCTGCAGTACCAAAAAA TTTCAGACAAAGAGGACAACACCATGTACACTGAGACCATTAACAACCATTCAGCTACTCATATCATGTTGCACAATCTGGACCCACAAAGCCGGTACCGGTTCTATCTCAGGGGGCAAACCATGGCAGGAAAAGGAGAGGCTATCTTTAAGGAGGGGGCTACCATGCTGGATGGAG GTCCTCCCTCTAACATCAGCATATCTCCCGGTCGAACATACGCCAATGTCAGCTGGGTGTCAGGAGATAGACACAGGAATGTTGCCTTTTACATCCATTACCTCAACAAGAACG CTAACAGTCAGTGGAAGAAGTCAGAGAAGCTGAACTCCACACAGCGCTTCTACCAGCTGCAGGATTTGGAGCCTGGATGCCGATACCGTCTGTCCTTCATCAGCAACAGCACTTTCTGGAACACAGTTATTCAGACCCAGGGAGAAG GGATGGTTCAATTTCAGGAGGCTTTTGTCACTCAGGGCTGGTTCATCGGGCTCATCAGTGTCATTGTTGTACTGCTGCTGGTACTGATTATTCTCTGCatcatcaaaaggaccaaagggGGCAAGTATTCAG TCAAAGATAAGGAAGAATGTCAAGTGGACTCTGAGGCTCGTCCTATGAAGGATGAGCAGTTTGGGGAGTACCG CGACATCGAAGAGAAAAGGACGCTGAGCCAGcattccctgtgtgtggagaGCAAGCTGGGAAGTGAAGGCAGTCTGGCTGGACTTGCTGAAGTCATCCAGGTGGATGGTCACACGGATGACTCAGGCATTGAGGCACCAAGCAGTGTGGCAGATCCTCCCGCCCCTGTCAGCCACTCAGCTGACCCCCCCGCTACCCACGCTGCTCCCAGCTCTGTCACTGGAATTCTGGACTAA
- the l1cama gene encoding neural cell adhesion molecule L1.2 isoform X1, whose product MPSAQCHQAGRRGQCVPILLGLPLLLLSLALEPGQAVIHIPAKYQISEFKQPPIITAQPESLTAFMPDDINLLCEATGNPRPSFRWVKDGEEFDPTSDPQLTTTSNSGSFSASGNDPINQYEGKYSCYAFNSLGTAVSNEAQIIIENAPMHVKEKKVRKKVEEGDSAVLNCNPPFSIVPPNIHWMDNNMRHIEQNARVTQGQDGNLYFANVKADDSRDDYICHAQYISAKTILPKEPISLIVATTNSVVRNRRPHLLLPTNSHSTHLALRGKTLELECIPEGLPTPAIQWVRKDGALSESRISRQNFNRLLLFTNISESDDGEYQCTASNSQGVAMHSYTITVEAAPYWIKQPESQIYAPGETVRLHCQAEGIPTPTITWSLNGVPISGVEPDPRRSVEGGTLILEDVQPTDTAIYQCAASNTHGTALLNVYIYVIELPPQFLIDDGLSYSVTEGQTAQLNCESFGSPKPRVTWESESSDMLLSDPRVSLLASGSLQITKISKEDQATYICSVLNTNLSITASLEVLNKTVIVSPPESLRVQHGDMAVLNCQAQVDSKLMPPVFQWRKNGQKIFDSPSDDKYTVDGSTLIVSHIQHEDEGMYTCNVITRLDMAHASGSIIIIDKPDPPLLLKMLDITDRGLTLSWKPGDDHNSPVLEFMVEYEEEQFGKGEWMEALRALGEMEQAYIPLRPFGTYRFRVTAINEVGKSKPAILTDIHRTPPAAPDMNPEDVRSESVDPDILVITWEEMDPQNFNGPGFKYRVMWRRSVGQGPQWHHNYTSMPPFIVPDVGTFTPFEIKVQAINDLGEAPDPDPEIGYSGEDVPLEAPLGVGVEVMNSTAVKVKWAPVNTQSVRGHLLGYKVHLRRQGSRSGREHRGKREMDTENVVTVKNGVSEEQKVLGGLQPFSHYTTSVSVFNSKGEGPHSEPINFHTPEGVPSPPTSLHLDSPSDTELTLHWTPPAHPNGILIGYLLQYQKISDKEDNTMYTETINNHSATHIMLHNLDPQSRYRFYLRGQTMAGKGEAIFKEGATMLDGGPPSNISISPGRTYANVSWVSGDRHRNVAFYIHYLNKNANSQWKKSEKLNSTQRFYQLQDLEPGCRYRLSFISNSTFWNTVIQTQGEGMVQFQEAFVTQGWFIGLISVIVVLLLVLIILCIIKRTKGGKYSVKDKEECQVDSEARPMKDEQFGEYRDIEEKRTLSQHSLCVESKLGSEGSLAGLAEVIQVDGHTDDSGIEAPSSVADPPAPVSHSADPPATHAAPSSVTGILD is encoded by the exons ATGCCCTCTGCACAGTGTCACCAAGCTGGCAGAAGGGGACAGTGCGTCCCCATCCTGCTAGGCTTGCCTCTCCTTCTCCTGTCACTTGCCTTGGAACCAGGCCAGGCTGTGATACATATCCCTGCTAAAT ACCAAATAAGTGAAT TCAAGCAACCTCCTATAATAACAGCGCAGCCCGAATCACTGACCGCTTTCATGCCTGACGACATCAACCTGCTCTGTGAGGCAACTGGGAATCCGCGGCCCAG TTTCCGTTGGGTGAAGGATGGGGAAGAGTTTGACCCCACCAGCGATCCCCAGTTGACAACAACATCGAATTCTGGATCATTTTCTGCTTCTGGGAATGACCCCATCAACCAGTATGAGGGCAAATACAGCTGCTATGCCTTTAACAGCCTCGGCACTGCCGTCTCTAACGAAGCACAGATAATAATAGAAA ATGCCCCAATGCATGTGAAGGAGAAGAAGGTGAGGAAGAAAGTTGAGGAGGGGGATAGTGCAGTTCTGAACTGTAATCCTCCCTTCAGCATAGTGCCCCCAAACATTCACTGGATGGACAACA ATATGCGCCACATAGAGCAAAATGCCCGTGTGACTCAGGGTCAAGATGGAAACCTCTACTTCGCCAATGTGAAAGCTGATGATAGCCGCGATGACTACATCTGCCACGCCCAGTATATCAGTGCCAAAACCATCCTACCCAAGGAGCCTATTTCCCTCATTGTCGCCACTA CAAATTCCGTAGTGCGAAACCGGAGACCTCACTTGCTGCTTCCCACGAATTCCCACAGCAcccacctggccctccgtggCAAGACGCTGGAGCTTGAATGCATTCCAGAAGGCCT CCCAACCCCTGCTATCCAATGGGTGAGGAAAGACGGAGCTCTGTCTGAGTCGCGCATCTCCAGGCAGAACTTCAATCGGCTGCTGCTCTTCACTAATATCTCAGAGAGTGATGATGGGGAGTATCAGTGCACAGCTTCCAACAGCCAAGGCGTAGCCATGCACAGCTACACCATCACCGTGGAAG CTGCCCCATATTGGATAAAACAGCCCGAGAGCCAAATTTATGCCCCAGGAGAAACTGTGAGGCTGCACTGCCAGGCAGAAGGGATCCCGACCCCCACCATCACATGGAGCCTCAATGGTGTCCCTATCTCAG GCGTGGAACCGGACCCCAGGCGCAGTGTGGAGGGGGgcaccctgatcttggaagATGTGCAGCCCACTGACACCGCCATATACCAGTGTGCTGCCTCCAACACTCACGGCACTGCACTCCTCAATGTCTATATCTACGTCATTG AGCTGCCCCCTCAGTTTCTCATAGATGACGGGCTGTCATACAGTGTGACGGAGGGACAGACAGCTCAGCTCAACTGTGAGTCTTTCGGCTCTCCCAAACCCAGAGTCACATG GGAGAGTGAGAGCTCTGATATGTTGCTGAGTGACCCCAGGGTATCCCTATTGGCCAGTGGTTCCCTACAGATTACGAAAATCTCCAAGGAGGACCAAGCTACCTACATCTGCTCTGTGCTCAATACAAACCTGTCTATAACTGCCAGTCTAGAGGTTTTGA ATAAAACAGTTATAGTGTCTCCACCGGAATCGCTCCGTGTTCAGCATGGAGATATGGCCGTCTTGAACTGCCAGGCTCAGGTGGACAGCAAGCTGATGCCGCCTGTCTTTCAGTGGAGGAAGAATGGGCAGAAGATTTTCGATTCTCCCTCCGATGACAA GTATACAGTGGATGGCTCCACTCTCATAGTGTCTCACATTCAACATGAGGATGAGGGAATGTACACCTGTAACGTTATAACTCGGCTGGACATGGCCCACGCCAGTGgctccatcatcatcatcg ACAAACCAGATCCTCCCTTGCTTCTGAAAATGTTGGATATAACCGATCGTGGCCTGACGCTCAGTTGGAAACCTGGAGATGACCACAACAGCCCCGTCCTTG AGTTTATGGTGGAATATGAGGAGGAGCAATTTGGAAAGGGAGAGTGGATGGAGGCTCTACGTGCCTTGGGGGAGATGGAGCAAGCCTACATTCCGCTGAGGCCCTTTGGCACCTACCGCTTCCGGGTCACGGCCATCAATGAAGTGGGAAAGAGCAAACCTGCCATTCTAACTGACATTCACAGAACTCCCCCTGCTG CACCAGACATGAACCCCGAGGATGTTAGGAGTGAGTCAGTTGACCCTGACATCTTGGTGATCACATGGGAG GAGATGGACCCACAGAACTTCAATGGCCCTGGCTTCAAGTACAGAGTGATGTGGAGACGGTCAGTTGGTCAGGGCCCACAGTGGCACCATAATTACACCAGTATGCCGCCCTTCATTGTCCCAGATGTCGGCACCTTCACCCCCTTTGAGATAAAAGTGCAGGCCATCAATGACCTTGGGGAGGCCCCAGACCCTGACCCTGAAATTGGGTACTCAGGGGAAGATG TTCCCTTGGAGGCGCCCCTCGGTGTTGGGGTCGAAGTGATGAATAGCACTGCAGTCAAGGTGAAGTGGGCACCTGTGAACACGCAGTCTGTAAGAGGACATCTGCTGGGCTACAAG GTCCATCTGAGGAGACAGGGCTCTAGGAGTGGGCGAGAGCATCGGGGGAAAAGAGAGATGGACACGGAGAATGTGGTGACAGTGAAAAACGGGGTCAGTGAGGAGCAGAAGGTGCTTGGGGGGCTGCAACCATTCTCCCACTACACCACTTCCGTGAGCGTCTTCAACAGCAAGGGGGAGGGGCCACATTCAGAGCCCATTAACTTCCACACCCCGGAAGGAG TACCTAGTCCGCCCACATCCCTGCACCTGGACAGCCCCTCGGACACAGAGCTGACCCTCCATTGGACACCACCAGCCCATCCTAATGGAATCTTGATTGGATACCTCCTGCAGTACCAAAAAA TTTCAGACAAAGAGGACAACACCATGTACACTGAGACCATTAACAACCATTCAGCTACTCATATCATGTTGCACAATCTGGACCCACAAAGCCGGTACCGGTTCTATCTCAGGGGGCAAACCATGGCAGGAAAAGGAGAGGCTATCTTTAAGGAGGGGGCTACCATGCTGGATGGAG GTCCTCCCTCTAACATCAGCATATCTCCCGGTCGAACATACGCCAATGTCAGCTGGGTGTCAGGAGATAGACACAGGAATGTTGCCTTTTACATCCATTACCTCAACAAGAACG CTAACAGTCAGTGGAAGAAGTCAGAGAAGCTGAACTCCACACAGCGCTTCTACCAGCTGCAGGATTTGGAGCCTGGATGCCGATACCGTCTGTCCTTCATCAGCAACAGCACTTTCTGGAACACAGTTATTCAGACCCAGGGAGAAG GGATGGTTCAATTTCAGGAGGCTTTTGTCACTCAGGGCTGGTTCATCGGGCTCATCAGTGTCATTGTTGTACTGCTGCTGGTACTGATTATTCTCTGCatcatcaaaaggaccaaagggGGCAAGTATTCAG TCAAAGATAAGGAAGAATGTCAAGTGGACTCTGAGGCTCGTCCTATGAAGGATGAGCAGTTTGGGGAGTACCG CGACATCGAAGAGAAAAGGACGCTGAGCCAGcattccctgtgtgtggagaGCAAGCTGGGAAGTGAAGGCAGTCTGGCTGGACTTGCTGAAGTCATCCAGGTGGATGGTCACACGGATGACTCAGGCATTGAGGCACCAAGCAGTGTGGCAGATCCTCCCGCCCCTGTCAGCCACTCAGCTGACCCCCCCGCTACCCACGCTGCTCCCAGCTCTGTCACTGGAATTCTGGACTAA